From Xenopus tropicalis strain Nigerian chromosome 3, UCB_Xtro_10.0, whole genome shotgun sequence, the proteins below share one genomic window:
- the smarca4 gene encoding transcription activator BRG1 produces the protein MSTPDPPMGGTPRPVPSPGPGPSPGAMLGPSPGPSPGSAHSMMGPSPGPPIPPQGPAGYPPENMHQMHKPMDSIHDKAIPEDPRYNQMKGMSMRPAAHSGMGPPPSPMDQHSQGYPSPLGNSEHVPSPVPSNGPPSGPPMPSGPSAVNMENSDPQQQTSRSPTPFNQNQLHQLRAQIMAYKMLARGQALPDHLQMAVQGKRPMPGMQQQMPTLPPPAASGTGAGPAPGPVPPNYNRPHGMAGPTMPPPGPSGAPPGMPGHPAGAPPKPWPEGPMANAAAPATAPQKLIPPQPTGRPSPAPPAVPPAASPVMPPQTQSPGQPAQPPPIVQFHPKPNRITPIQKPRGLDPVEVLQEREYRLQARIAHRIQELENLPGSLPGDLRTKATIELKALRLLNFQRQLRQEVVVCMRRDTALETALNAKAYKRSKRQSLREARITEKLEKQQKIEQERKRRQKHQEYLNSILQHAKDFKEFHRSVTGKIQKLTKAVATYHANTEREQKKENERIEKERMRRLMAEDEEGYRKLIDQKKDKRLAYLLQQTDEYVANLTELVRQHKAVQALKEKKRRKKKKVQEITEGQQSALGPDGEPLDETSQMSDLPIKVIHVESGKILTGADAPKAGQLEAWLEMNPGYEVAPRSDTEESESEDEEEEEDEQQQPSVTSLLAVDETKKIADPDSDDVSEVHAREIIDNARQDVDDEYGISHAETSGLQSYYAVAHAVSEKVDKQSTLLVNGILKQYQIKGLEWLVSLYNNNLNGILADEMGLGKTIQTIALITYLMEHKRINGPFLIIVPLSTLSNWVYEFDKWGPSVVKVSYKGSPAARRAFVPMLRSGKFNVLLTTYEYIIKDKHILAKIRWKYMIVDEGHRMKNHHCKLTQVLNTHYVAPRRVLLTGTPLQNKLPELWALLNFLLPTIFKSCSTFEQWFNAPFAMTGEKVDLNEEETILIIRRLHKVLRPFLLRRLKKEVEAQLPEKVEYVIKCDMSSLQRVLYRHMQAKGVLLTDGSEKDKKGKGGTKTLMNTIMQLRKICNHPYMFQHIEESFSEHLGFSGGIVQGADLYRASGKFELLDRILPKLRATQHKVLLFCQMTTLMTIMEDYFAYRGFKYLRLDGTTKAEDRGMLLKTFNESSSEYFIFLLSTRAGGLGLNLQSADTVIIFDSDWNPHQDLQAQDRAHRIGQQNEVRVLRLCTVNSVEEKILAAAKYKLNVDQKVIQAGMFDQKSSSHERKVFLQAILEHEEQDEEEDEVPDDETVNQMIARHEEEFDLFMRMDLDRRREEARNPKRKPRLMEEDELPSWIIKDDAEVERLTCEEEEEKMFGRGSRNRKEVDYSDSLTEKQWLKAIEEGTLEEIEEEVRQKKTTRKRKRDIDPCIVMPTTSTRGRERDDEGKKQKKRGRPPAEKLSPNPPKLTKKMKKIVDAVIKYKDSGNGRQLSEVFIQLPSRKELPEYYELIRKPVDFRKIKERIRNHKYRSLNDLEKDVMLLCQNAQTFNLEGSLIYEDSIVLQSVFTSVRQKIEKEEESEGEESEEEEDVEEEGSESESRSVKVKIKLGRKEKGQERMKGRRRTGRGCRAKPVISDDDSEEEQEEANERSGSGSEDD, from the exons ATGTCCACCCCAGACCCTCCAATGGGGGGCACTCCCCGGCCTGTACCTTCCCCCGGGCCAGGGCCTTCTCCTGGAGCTATGCTAGGCCCCAGCCCAGGCCCCTCCCCTGGCTCTGCACACAGCATGATGGGACCAAGCCCCGGGCCACCTATTCCTCCACAGGGACCTGCTGGGTACCCACCTGAAAATATGCACCAGATGCACAAG CCAATGGATTCCATTCATGACAAAGCAATCCCTGAAGACCCCCGATACAATCAGATGAAGGGTATGAGCATGAGACCTGCTGCTCACTCTGGGATGGGGCCTCCACCCAGTCCTATGGACCAGCACTCTCAAG GATACCCATCACCTCTGGGCAACTCTGAGCACGTGCCCAGCCCTGTACCATCTAATGGTCCTCCCTCTGGCCCTCCGATGCCTTCTGGGCCATCAGCGGTGAATATGGAGAACTCGGACCCACAACAGCAGACAAGCCGAAGTCCTACTCCCTTCAACCAGAACCAGCTGCACCAGTTGCGGGCTCAGATAATGGCTTACAAAATGTTAGCCAGGGGGCAAGCTTTACCCGACCACCTTCAGATGGCAGTGCAGGGAAAGAGACCCATGCCTGGGATGCAACAACAGATGCCAACACTACCTCCACCTGCTGCTTCGGGGACTGGCGCTGGTCCTGCCCCAGGCCCAGTGCCCCCTAACTACAACAGACCTCATG GAATGGCTGGTCCTACTATGCCACCTCCCGGCCCTTCAGGAGCTCCACCTGGAATGCCTGGCCACCCTGCTGGTGCTCCACCTAAGCCTTGGCCTGAAG GTCCCATGGCTAATGCAGCTGCCCCTGCCACTGCCCCCCAGAAGCTGATTCCTCCACAGCCTACTGGCCGCCCTTCCCCTGCCCCTCCGGCTGTCCCACCGGCTGCTTCCCCCGTGATGCCTCCGCAGACACAGTCTCCAGGCCAGCCGGCTCAGCCTCCTCCCATAGTACAGTTTCACCCTAAGCCCAACCGCATCACTCCCATACAGAAACCGCGAGGCCTGGATCCTGTGGAGGTGCTACAGGAACGGGAGTACAG GCTGCAGGCGAGAATTGCACACAGGATCCAGGAACTGGAAAATCTTCCTGGTTCTTTGCCTGGAGATCTAAGGACCAAAGCCACCATAGAGCTGAAAGCTTTAAGGCTTCTCAATTTTCAGAGACAA CTGCGGCAAGAAGTTGTGGTCTGCATGCGGAGGGACACGGCCCTTGAGACCGCCCTAAACGCAAAGGCCTACAAACGCAGCAAGCGGCAGTCCCTGCGCGAGGCGCGTATCACGGAAAAACTGGAAAAGCAGCAGAAGATTGAGCAGGAGCGCAAGAGGAGACAAAAGCACCAG GAGTATCTAAACAGCATCCTCCAACATGCCAAGGACTTCAAGGAATTCCATCGCTCAGTCACAGGGAAGATCCAAAAACTGACAAAGGCTGTGGCCACGTACCATGCCAACACCGAGCGAGAGCAGAAGAAGGAGAATGAAAGGATTGAGAAGGAGAGAATGCGCAGGCTCATG GCTGAGGATGAGGAGGGCTACAGAAAGCTGATCGATCAGAAGAAAGACAAGCGTCTGGCCTACCTCCTGCAGCAGACGGACGAGTATGTAGCAAATCTGACGGAACTGGTGCGGCAGCACAAGGCAGTGCAAGCCCTCAAAGAAAAgaagagaaggaaaaagaaaaag GTGCAAGAGATCACAGAAGGCCAGCAATCGGCACTTGGACCTGATGGAGAG CCACTGGATGAGACCAGCCAGATGAGCGACCTCCCAATCAAAGTGATCCATGTGGAAAGCGGAAAGATCTTGACGGGTGCTGATGCGCCAAAGGCTGGGCAGCTGGAGGCATGGCTTGAAATGAACCCTGG GTATGAAGTTGCACCACGGTCCGATACCGAGGAGAGTGAATCAGAGGATGAGGAAGAG GAAGAAGATGAACAACAGCAGCCTTCAGTCACTTCCCTGCTGGCTGTGGACGAGACTAAAAAAATTGCTGATCCAGACAGCGACGATGTGTCTGAGGTGCATGCACGGGAAATAATAGA TAATGCCCGACAGGATGTGGATGACGAGTACGGTATATCACATGCTGAGACCAGTGGCCTCCAGTCTTACTATGCAGTGGCGCACGCAGTAAGTGAGAAGGTGGACAAGCAGTCAACCCTGTTGGTTAACGGCATCCTGAAACAGTATCAG ATTAAGGGCCTGGAGTGGCTGGTCTCCCTGTACAACAATAACTTGAATGGGATCCTTGCCGATGAGATGGGTCTGGGAAAGACTATTCAGACCATTGCTCTGATTACATACCTCATGGAACACAAGCGCATCAACGGGCCTTTCCTCATCATTGTGCCACTGTC gacttTATCCAACTGGGTTTATGAGTTTGACAAGTGGGGTCCGTCGGTGGTGAAAGTCTCCTACAAG GGCTCTCCTGCTGCTCGCCGCGCTTTTGTTCCAATGCTCCGCAGCGGGAAATTCAACGTCCTCCTCACTACATACGAATACATCATTAAGGATAAGCACATACTAGCCAAG ATCCGTTGGAAGTATATGATTGTGGATGAAGGTCATCGAATGAAGAACCATCACTGCAAGCTGACGCAAGTCCTGAACACACACTACGTAGCCCCCCGGCGCGTGCTTCTCACCGGTACCCCGCTGCAGAACAAGCTTCCTGAGCTGTGGGCTCTTCTCAACTTCCTGCTCCCCACTATATTCAAGAGCTGCAGCACTTTTGAGCAGTGGTTTAATGCCCCCTTTGCCATGACTGGAGAGAAG GTGGATCTAAACGAGGAAGAAACAATCCTAATTATCCGCCGTCTCCATAAAGTCCTTCGTCCCTTCTTGCTCCGGCGACTTAAAAAAGAAGTGGAAGCTCAACTGCCCGAAAAG GTGGAATATGTTATCAAGTGCGACATGTCGTCATTACAGCGCGTTCTGTACAGGCACATGCAGGCCAAAGGGGTGCTGCTCACAGACGGCTCTGAGAAGGATAAAAAG GGCAAGGGAGGCACCAAGACCCTCATGAACACTATTATGCAGCTAAGGAAGATCTGTAACCATCCGTACATGTTCCAGCACATAGAG GAGTCATTTTCTGAACACTTGGGATTCTCGGGAGGAATTGTACAGGG GGCAGACCTCTACCGGGCATCTGGGAAGTTTGAGCTCTTAGATCGGATACTGCCCAAGTTGAGAGCCACCCAGCACAAGGTCCTGCTCTTTTGCCAGATGACCACCCTCATGACGATCATGGAAGATTATTTTGCTTATCGTGGCTTTAAATACCTCCGATTGGACG GCACCACCAAGGCAGAAGATCGTGGCAtgttactaaaaacatttaacgAGTCCAGTTCTGAATACTTTATCTTCCTGCTCAGCACACGTGCTGGGGGTCTGGGCTTGAACCTTCAGTCGGCAGACACTGTTATCATATTCGATAGTGACTGGAACCCACATCAG GATTTGCAGGCTCAGGACCGAGCTCACCGAATCGGGCAGCAGAACGAGGTGCGAGTGCTGCGCTTGTGCACTGTGAACAGCGTGGAGGAAAAGATCCTGGCCGCCGCCAAGTATAAGCTAAACGTGGATCAGAAAGTTATCCAGGCCGGGATGTTCGACCAAAAATCCTCCAGCCATGAGCGCAAGGTCTTCCTGCAGGCCATTCTAGAGCATGAAGAACAAGATGAG GAGGAAGATGAGGTGCCAGACGATGAGACTGTGAATCAGATGATCGCTCGACACGAGGAAGAGTTCGACCTTTTCATG CGTATGGATCTGGACAGGCGAAGAGAGGAAGCCCGTAATCCCAAACGCAAACCTCGCCTCATGGAGGAAGATGAGCTGCCGTCCTGGATCATTAAGGACGACGCCGAGGTTGAGCGCCTTACTtgcgaagaagaagaagaaaagatgTTTGGCCGCGGCTCCCGTAACCGCAAGGAGGTGGATTATAGTGACTCGCTCACGGAAAAGCAGTGGCTGAAG GCCATAGAAGAGGGCACTCTAGAAGAGATTGAGGAAGAAGTGCGCCAGAAGAAAACCACTCGCAAGAGGAAGAGAGATATAGACCCTTGCATAGTCATGCCCACCACAAGCACACGGGGCAGGGAGAGGGATGACGAGGGTAAGAAACAGAAGAAGAGGGGGCGGCCCCCTGCCGAGAAACTTTCCCCAAACCCCCCAAAACTCACAAAGAAAATGAAGAAGATTGTGGATGCCGTCATTAAGTACAAAGACAG TGGAAACGGGCGCCAGCTAAGTGAAGTTTTTATCCAACTGCCATCCCGTAAGGAACTCCCTGAGTACTACGAGCTGATCCGTAAGCCAGTGGACTTCAGGAAGATCAAG GAGAGGATCCGAAACCATAAGTACCGCAGCCTAAATGATCTGGAGAAAGACGTCATGCTGCTGTGTCAGAATGCTCAGACCTTCAACCTGGAGGGCTCCTTG ATCTATGAAGACTCGATTGTGCTCCAGTCCGTGTTCACCAGTGTGAGACAGAAGATCGAGAAGGAAGAGGAGAGCGAGGGAGAGGAGAGTGAGGAAGAGGAGGACGTGGAAGAAGAAGGCTCAGAGTCTGAGT CTCGCTCCGTGAAGGTGAAGATTAAACTGGGTCGCAAGGAGAAGGGGCAGGAGAGGATGAAGGGACGCAGGCGGACCGGCCGAGGGTGCAGAGCCAAGCCGGTGATCAGCGATGATGATAGCGAGGAAGAACAAGAAGAGGCCAAT GAGCGCTCAGGGAGCGGAAGCGAAGACGACTGA